The genomic stretch TGTCTCCTCTCATAGGTAGTGTCCATTGCTGAAGGGACCAAATAGTGGAACACTCAGCATTTTCAGTGGAGGGAGTACCTAGCTTTGAGGCTGAGTGAAGTTGTGTTATCACCGTGAATATATAGTAAGCAAGACAAACTAGGATTCTCTTCAAAGCTGGGTATGTAGTCCGATTCAATgcaaaatgtgacttttttttaaataccatcttATTGGTACTTAAACATTAATTTTGGTTTGAGTATTGCCCATTTATTTTGGAcagtcttttatatattttaatacagatacagatattacacattttatgcaattgtttatttatacaaaaattattcTAGGATTTACTCACTTTTCCCAcaatatatttgctttcttttgtaataggacaaaaaaagaacatgggcTTTCTAAGTCGAGCATgtgtccttttcttcttttttggagtCAAAGTATATTGCCAGTATGAAAGTTATCAATGGGATGAAGATTATGATCAAGAACCAGATGATGTCTACCAACCAGAATTTCCATTTCATCAAAATGAGGACTTTCAAGTTCCTTTTCATCAGCATATGTTAGGCTGTGCCACTGAATGTTTCTGTCCACCCAATTTTCCATCATCAATGTACTGTGACAATCGCAAACTCAAGACTATCCCACGTGTCCCAGCACACATACAGCAAGTCTACCTTCAATTCAATGAAATTGAGGCTGTGACTACAGATTCATTCATTAATGCAACACATCTTAAAGAAATCAACCTCAGCCACAACAAAATTACTTCTCAAAAGATTGATCTTGGTGTGTTTGCTAAGTTGCCAAATCTACTACAACTTCACTTACAGCATAACAATTTAGAAGACTTTCCATTTCCTCTCCCCAAGTCTTTGGAAAGACTTCTTCTTGGCTACAATGAGATCTCCAGATTGCAGACAAACGCCATGGATGGGCTAGTGAACCTGACAATGCTTGATCTCTGTTATAATCAGCTTGAGGATTCCATGTTACAAGAAAAAATACTTgccaaaatggaaaaattaatgcAGCTCAACCTATGTAATAACAGATTGAAATCAATGCCTCCTGGTCTGCCTTCTTCACTGATGTACctatctttagaaaataattcaatttcttCTATACCAGAAAATTACTTCAACGAACTTCCCAAACTTCAGGCTGTACGAATGTCACACAACAAACTACAAGATATcccatataatatttttaatctttccaacCTAATAGAGCTCAATGTTGGACACAACAAACTGAAGCAAGCATTTTATATTCCAAGAAATTTACAACACCTATACCTACAGAACAATGAAATCGAAAGTatgtaaaatttcattatttttaaagacaggaTAGTATGCTGACCTTTTAAAGAACAAATCTTTTTCAAACTCTATGCTTTACATGTTGCTGAAAACAGTTAATTTGAAGTAGCTGGGGAAATGGCCGAAACTGGCCTCAGAAAGTGTGTTATAAAGTTGATAGCCTTTCCTATTAAATGTTATCAATATGAACACTGACAAGTAGTACTGTAGAGtataaggaaaaaagaggagtATCCTGAGTAGTTGGGACTATaagtgatttttacttttttctttttgagattatttCTACTAAGAATTTACTAcataataaataactaaatagcAATGaacctatcatttaaaaaatttttaattccagtatagttagcacACAGTGCTGTATTAGTTccaggtatacaacacagtgattcagcgCTTCCATACATCACactgtgctcatcatgataagtgtgctCTGAAAGCCATCATTTACTTTGATAACATATAATTTATctgtaattttcttcattttattatttgattactGTAAAAACTAATTAAACTTAATTCTACCTGtaagtattttaattaataagaCTGTatctcatattttaataaaatccaatGTAGGACTCCAGATGTAATGCAGCAggattaatctttattttttatttttcaggtatcAATGTTACAGTGATGTGTCCGTCTGTTGACCCACTGCATTACCACCATTTAACATACATTCGTTTGGACCAAAATAAGCTAAAAGAGCCAATAACCTCATAcatttccctctgcttcccttaTATACACACTATTTATTATGGTGAGCAAAGAAGCAGTAATGGTCAAACAATACAACTGAAGACCCAAGTTTTCAGATTTCAGGATGATGCTGATAGTGAAGAACAAGAGGATCACCAAGAAGGTCCagaacaagaagaaacagaagaaaacactGACCATCACTACTATGGAAGTTAAGAATGGCAAGAAACTATATAGGTATACGGTTatgattttatacattattattcAATATAAGTTTAACTGAACATGGAAGGCTCACAGTAATATACCTAGAATCATGTATTAGTATTAGATCAGACTGAATTTAAGTTGTTGCTAACACTGGCATCATTACATAGGATTCAAACTTACTTAAAAGGATACCAGtctttggaaatataaattaaaatgacaagtgggaataaaaaactaaacttgaaagatgaaaaaaaaaaaaaaagcaagtatgcCATCTCTAGTAATAGTAACTGTTCTAAGAGTGATGAAAACAGTAGCACCAGAAGCCGAGAACTAGCAGAGGACAGGGTTGAGCTGCCTGGGCTTACATTCATATAAGAGGAAGCCATTCGCTTAGGAGTAAATTACTTTCTTTGTCCTGACTCCCAGAAAGCTTTCACActgtttttgtatatatatatttttttattggagttcaatttgccaacatgtagcataacacccagtgctcatcccatcaagatttcacataaaagtgTGAAAGCTCAAgtgactgaggggggcacttgagctTTCAcacttttatgtgaaatcttATCACCATGACATCCACTTTCCTGGCCTTACCACTTAGAGCAATAGAGCATGCTCCTGATTTTCAAAGAGGCCATTCTACTAAGGATTCAAGACATGTGGTTTCATAAAATCAACTGGTTTTTTCTCTCAGAGCACCAAAGCAACAAAATTCTCCAATCTGTATTAGGATAACTGAAAAACTACCAAACTGTCTCATCACAATCTGTATTTTAGCAGATTTCAGCAATTGTCCAAAAGAATCTGTCCTCCATTTTAACTGGGATAAATGTTTTTAGAGTAAACTCACGAAAATTTTTTGGTTGTTACATAAAGATTTGCTAATAAATAACTGCTTTGCCCATAAGGTTAATTTAGTACACAATATACCAGCATTATTAAAACACTTTCATTTTCCTAGCACAGTACAGTAGAAACATATATGTGCATCAGCCAGGATTTATTTAATTAGTGCTAAAGTTGAATAGAGTTCCTTTACAATTTGGACAAgctttgatattttctttaaaaccttAGAAGCACCTATTATTTAATCTatcattttgaagtattttaagtATGCCTTGTAATGAAGATGGTAGAAGTGCTGTGATGAACTCTCCTGATTTACCAGCTAACATTTCAGTCTCTCAGATGAAGAATAAACACAGATGGGCTGACCTACAAGGGGAACCCAAACAACAAATGGTAACAATTTGGACAACGGGCCAGGACCAGACAAGTGAAactttattttaagttttcaagtGGTGAGTCTTTATTTTGCTACAGATAAGAGTGCAAAATGAAGCCCCTAATGCTCTTTATTTGAGAAGTTATTAGCATTTAGCAGAAACAGAACACCCACCTGTCCCCAAGAACAACCTCAACAATTCATAATGAACACAAACAACactctattcattcatttaattaacatTCATCAAAGCAGCTGGTGTGTAAGGCTTAGCAATAAGGGCAAGAAACAGAACTATGTGCACCTGTGACATCTCAAGATACA from Canis aureus isolate CA01 chromosome 1, VMU_Caureus_v.1.0, whole genome shotgun sequence encodes the following:
- the OMD gene encoding osteomodulin, producing MGFLSRACVLFFFFGVKVYCQYESYQWDEDYDQEPDDVYQPEFPFHQNEDFQVPFHQHMLGCATECFCPPNFPSSMYCDNRKLKTIPRVPAHIQQVYLQFNEIEAVTTDSFINATHLKEINLSHNKITSQKIDLGVFAKLPNLLQLHLQHNNLEDFPFPLPKSLERLLLGYNEISRLQTNAMDGLVNLTMLDLCYNQLEDSMLQEKILAKMEKLMQLNLCNNRLKSMPPGLPSSLMYLSLENNSISSIPENYFNELPKLQAVRMSHNKLQDIPYNIFNLSNLIELNVGHNKLKQAFYIPRNLQHLYLQNNEIESINVTVMCPSVDPLHYHHLTYIRLDQNKLKEPITSYISLCFPYIHTIYYGEQRSSNGQTIQLKTQVFRFQDDADSEEQEDHQEGPEQEETEENTDHHYYGS